The stretch of DNA TATCTCTAACAACGTATAAAAGAGATGTATGAGTATCTatcgataatttttttaaaataaaataaaattgttaaacaaATAGAAGTTTCagcaaacaaaaaatcaaagttttgtTTGCATTACAATCATTTATTTAAGAATCATAAGATAGGTGCTACCCTTTcaataagaatttaattttctGAATTCCTAAAGATAGGTGCGTCACTTTGCTAGCTGGCTTGATTTATTAATCTTTGTTTTTtctgttaaattattaaatataaagtaCTAATAGACTGAAAATCAAGTATTCCTAAAGAAAGTCTCAAAATCAAACTGCATTAGCAAATATAAACCTTCACAAATTAAGATATTCATCGTGTGAATTGGTAGTCCCGTAAAACATCTCCAATCCCGCCAACAAGTTAATCGaagtttgagtaaaaaaaaaatcaaaattttatgaaatgaaTCTACTACGGAAATGAAAAAGGTAGCAAATTACATAATAATACTGAGAATTAATGAATATGTATCcaactaataataataagaaattagAACATATCAACTGACCAAGTATGAAAGGAAGTGTTCGGATGCCTCCTCGTGGATGCTGTTTCCTGTTCGTGTCGTGTTGCTCTTCTTTCCCGACCACCTTGTCACTCTCCATATTGAGATCTTATGTTTATGTATGCTATATATCCATTTGCATTTTTGAATTTAACTATATATACACTTTGTGGCATAACGATTATAAAAGTGGTAGTGGTAATAAGATACTAATCAATACAGAGTGGCTTTAACACATCCCTATATAAACATacaattaacttattttttacaTTCCAAATATAACCTACATTTTTTAAGcgtattaattattgaaattcttttttatacttttattttattgtaaatcTTATTTTAACTAAACATTAATCTTTTATACTCCCACAGGTTAATGATTTTCAAGGATATTTTAAGGGGGAAATTACCCTTAAAGTCTATTTGACAAGGCATATAAGCTAGATTATAGTCCTATTttgtaacatttatttataaataaatttataatttataacgtTTTTTAATAAGTTATTTCAAATAGTTTCTGAAcgtataattttattattatttttattattgtaactaaaatattatttttacccTTTATAATGTATTTAacctaatttaaaataaataattttaaaattttattattataatttaaaataaataaactaatttaataaaaaaatatcagattcataaattttaagttaatgaaaatataaaatttaaattactaattataaaatatgttaagcattaattgatataaaatatatttttaattaaaaataatcttttatgttattttatatgtttaagCTAATTGAATGGTTAGTATTACTAAATACTTCAATTAACTTATCAATTATAAGCTATATACTATCAACCGCTATTAATCAATTTTTACCAAAGAAAGCCTAACTCTCTTTTGAATATGTActtcattatttttttgttttgtttggcATAAATAGGAGCAAAGGAAgcattaaataagtaaatgtgTAAGATTATACAGTTACAATTGAAAACCTGTAGGATTATACTGTTGAAATTGATCAGATTTAAAACTCAAATCCATGAGAtggttttaattaaaaaaaattaattacaaggCATTTGTTTTTCACActcttgagagaaaaaatagTTCACACCCACATATTGTCTAAAAGACTAAGAAAAATGATATGACGACGTCCTTGTTTAATTAGTGTATTGGGCAGATATATAAGTATTGGTATTTACTACTTTGCCCTTTACATTTTAACAAAGAATTAGAAAGACATATCCAACCATCTTTTGAGGTTAATTATTCCTGAACATCATTTTTGGCTAATGcaaataaatcaatatttagacttatatatattataattaagttcatgcatattttttaatagttctttatattttaagtaAATGGAAATAACTAATTGGCACCAAAAGacttaacataattaatttccAAATAGAAATAAACTATGACATGTGCTTACATTATTAGCTCAACACTAGCTAGTACATTAATCAGAATACCACACTATACTACCAACAAGATCATAAATTCATTCATCCTTTGCAAATTCTCTTTTCTCATCCTCCTTACCTTCTTTTAAACTAACAAATGACACATTTCCATCAACCTGTTCCAAATCTTCTTCCTTAATATTCATTTCACTAATTTCTTCCAAGGGCTTATAAGTGTAAAACCAAGCACAaattacataataaataaaatttatgacttGAATCCCACTAACAAGAAAGTAATAGCACTCTAATTTACCTCTATTAAGGTTCCTATCAGGTAACCAACTTTTTTCCTTACCAGTATAATCATGCACTAGTGTTACCAATAATGTACCAATAAAGCTTCCAATAGCTGTAGCTATGCAATACAAAGCAGTAGCACTACTTCTCATACTTTCAGGTGATTGATCAAACAGAAATTCTAAATGTCCAACAGACATAAAAACTTCAGCCACACCATGCAAACAATATTGAGGTACCAACCAAAACACACTAATAGGAATAATTGCTTTTGGATTATCCAATAATTGGTATTTGGAAGCaactttctttcttttaatttcCACTAGTGCTGAAACTATAGTGGCTATAATGTTAATCACAAATCCTACTCCCATTCTTTGTAAACATGTTATTCCCGCACGATTTTTTGTGAATCTACGAGCGAATGGAACGAAAAGGCGTTCGTATAGAATAACACCTATCATCATGGTTAGTACATTGAAAATTGACATATTGGCTGGTGAAATTTGGAATGAATGAGAGAGGTGACGATTCATTGTACGAGCTTGTATAATGACAAAGCTATTTTGATGTGATGATGAAGTTATGAGTAAAATTCCAGAGGCCCAAATTGGAAGCATTCTAATGATGCATTTTAACTCTTCAATTCTATGAATAGTGGCTAAATTCCATAAATTTGGTTGTGCATTGGGATATTTGGCTTCTTCCTCTGTTATAATTGCAGCCTTGTCTAACCATCTACAAATATAAACTTGAGaacattcaatttaatattattgaatttgcaaatgcatatatttatttattaaaaattgtgacTTAGACTTACCTAAATTGATCCGAGTGTAAAAGCCTTCCTTCCAAAGATATAGGAGAATCAAGCTCACTATTTTGGTATAAAAGCTTGGGATCTTGTGGCAAAGCCTGGTTCCTCTTTTTTATAGCTGCCACAATCACTTGGGCCAATCGAACAAATGGGCTTCCATTTGGTTTCATAGTTTTATAGAGTGGTGAGCCCAACATAAAAGCAATTATGGATATCAACATTGCAATGGTTGGTATACCAAGGCCCCAACCCCAGCCCATATTATCTTGAATATAAACCACAATTGTCAAAGCACTTAAAGAAGCCAATCCCATGCAAAAAAAGTACCAATTGAAAAGGTTCCATTTTCTAGATTGAACACCTTTTTTGGTCATGTCAAATTGGTCTCCTGAGAAGGGTACAACACATGATCTAATGCCACCTGTTCCAAGAGATGTGAGAAAGAGTGCTAGATAGAGTATCCATAGTTGTGAGGACTTGGCTTCTTCACAATTCAATTGTGTTGGGCAAGGTGGAGGGTGAAAATGGGGTAGTATAGCTGAAATTGTTATTGTAATTAGTCCCTGTATCAATCACAAAGTACTTTTAGTAGACTTTAATGTAgagataaaatagaaagaaaagcaCTAGGACTAGGTGATTAGGAAAGTGAGTTAAAGTTTGAGAAGAGGAGAGTGTAAAAAACCAATTCATAGATGAGAGTGGCAACAACAATTGTCCAAAAACGGCCTGCAAAGGAATCAGCAATGAAAGCACCAAGAAGAGGAGTCAAGCTAGAGGTTCCATTAAAGTTGCTGAGAATGTTGGAGGCTGAAACCAATGGCATGTTCAATTGTTGCGTAAGGTAGTTTATCATGTTTGCATGAAAACCAGCGCTTGCAAATCTGTCACACAATTCATTTGCTGCATGTAATATAATATACTTCAAATTTACTTCATTAATTACTTTATACGGAATATGCAACTAGTCACCAACATATAGTCATAGGCTTGTTTGGTCTATgacaaatgaaaaatattaattctcaaaataaatcaaattctaatttttttaagattatttttagAGAAAATCAGGTCTCTTGTAGTGAAATTTTATGTCACAGAATTTTAACCACTCATTTGTATGTACTGCATAGAGTCAAAAGcgttaaaaaagaattaaatagtAAAGATTTTCATTAGACATTTTGGTACAATATGTTAGTccatcattaattattttaaccaACATTATGACCAaactataataatttttcttttcttgagGACTGATTTGGACCCTTACTAGTATGATAATCATTCATCCTCCGATGGAGAGGTATTCTCTATTTTCTTGACTTATCAAGTCTcaaataagtataaaataatataagtgtgcaaacatttattttgtcttaattaaaaaataacatccCATCTCTATTATCACGAGTCAAGGCAAGTAGACCTATAACATCACATCCAATTAGTACTAATTAGTAGAAGGACAAATTCAAAAAATGTATCTCACAGGAACATATGCATCACtggtttaagttttttttttattattttcctttttaattttctatttatatgcATAACTAAAAATCTAATTTTCTCATGTCCAACCAATAAAGTGATGATTAATTGAAGAGCACATGGGCAAGAAGGGGGAGAGGGATAATGAATTACTAATCTGCAGAAATTAAAGTAGTAGCTAGCTATATAATAATGagaattaattaatgttgtgaCTGACCAAGGATGAAAGGTAAGGTTCTGACTCCTCCTCGTTGGTGCTGCTTGCTCTTCTCCTTTTCTTTCTCCACCATCTTGCCATTGCCTCTAATGCCCTTCTTCTCTTCCTCCATATCTAACATCATCTGTTCAACTTAATGCTAGACATTGATATTGTctatcaatatataatatagtatACATGTTGCACTATGTTAATTATAGGCATTGATGCGTgcctaaatatatatatatatataagtagtTGTTATTAAgtaaatcaaattattaaattttcatcaattttttatcatgtaaatttaatttaaatataatatctataCTTTTTGGTACAAgattaaaatattgattataaGATTATATAGTTGtaaatatctattttatatgatttttagtATGCACGAtcgttaaaataatataaaaagatttaattgttaaatttataaattaaatgtatAATGACTACAATGGTCGATGTATTAAGCGGAGTTACTCTCACAAAAGTTATTCTTTGAGTAAATTGTTCCTCGTTCTATATGTCAATTTAGTGTAAGagattaattttgttatattgttaacacaattttttttacaatattaactAATCACAAATCATCATTTGTATACCTTTTAAGATTTAGATAGATATGATTAcactcaaataattttaacaacTAATGATTGCAATtgtatattaaattattcataaaGACTAATTTCATGTAGTCTAACTAATCTCCAACAAAATCAATGATCCGATAAACCAGAAAATACAatccaaattatttatatttgtttggtttttttCTATGTTTGTATCTAAACCAAACTGTAATACctaatttttgtccaattaatttaaaattattttaataataataataataatatatttaaatatttttacaatcattttcaaaaataccattattttatattcagatttaactatatattaaaaataaaataaaaaggaaaaagaaataaatttttttttcttttgatctgCAAACAGGCCACTTCACACGTTTCCTTTACTTACGTTTCCTTTGCTTCCGTTCACACGTTTCCTTTGCTTCCGTTCACACGTTTCTTTCAACCCAGCATCACTCAAAACCTTTACTTCCGTTCACACGTTTCCTTTCAACCCAGCATCACTCAAAAAAAAACAATGGCTCAGAAACAACTTGCAAAGACCCATCATTTATCTTCTATACCTTGTGAAGATACCTGTTGCAAACATGTTATAAACCGGTTTATTTTCTTTCCCTTAATGGTACCTTgcttaaattttattacaaaaacaaTGTAAAATCCAATGAATTTTTGTTGAGTAACAATACAAAATCCAGAACATGTATTTGTACAATGAATGAAAACATTAGCCATTTCTCTTATAAATTGAGGCAAACAGAACTGAGAGAGGAGAggaaattttctaaaacaatcaGCAAAAGAGGGAAGGTTTTTTAAAAAGAGTTGTTTTTTAGAGAAATAGATTTTATTCACAACAAATCAGATCCATACCTATAAGGATATTCAAACCCATTTTCACAGACGAAAAGAGACCGAGAGACAGTGCTTTGATCTTCACCTGCATCGAAAGGTTATTTTCTCATTCTTCTGTTTCAAACAATATAAGATGATTAGAAGATATAAACCTTAGAGATAAATATGTTGAAAGATGAGATTTTTGTTCTATATAAATGTTGATTTGGCTGAAATTTTGTATGGGTAAAGTTTGAAATTGCTGGGTTTAGTTTTGTTTGAGAGGATAGCTTTTTAGGGTTGTAGGTTAGAAACTTAAGATCTGCTTCCAGGACAACTCATTTGTTTAGGCGCTAGTTTGGCTTGATTGGAAGGCTTCCAGCTGGTCTATTAGTATTTCATTAGTATTTCATTCTATTACACTATTATTTACTACATTTAACATAAATTATCatgtttattataaataattatcaacATAATATGTTagaaataaatatcatttatttaaaaaagaattatatttgtaattattattaaaattttttttttttattttaataaattgagtTACAAgtccatatatttttctttatgctttttttgtgtttattacaaattttatttggaagaatcatttaaatttatttaatttttattttttttNNNNNNNNNNNNNNNNNNNNNNNNNNNNNNNNNNNNNNNNNNNNNNNNNNNNNNNNNNNNNNNNNNNNNNNNNNNNNNNNNNNNNNNNNNNNNNNNNNNNNNNNNNNNNNNNNNNNNNNNNNNNNNNNNNNNNNNNNNNNNNNNNNNNNNNNNNNNNNNNNNNNNNNNNNNNNNNNNNNNNNNNNNNNNNNNNNNNNNNNNNNNNNNNNNNNNNNNNNNNNNNNNNNNNNNNNNNNNNNNNNNNNNNNNNNNNNNNNNNNNNNNNNNNNNNNNNNNNNNNNNNNNNNNNNNNNNNNNNNNNNNNNNNNNNNNNNNNNNNNNNNNNNNNNNNNNNNNNNNNNNNNNNNNNNNNNNNNNNNNNNNNNNNNNNNNNNNNNNNNNNNNNNNNNNNNNNNNNNNNNNNNNNNNNNNNNNNNNNNNNNNNNNNNNNNNNNNNNNNNNNNNNNNNNNNNNNNNNNNNNNNNNNNNNNNNNNNNNNNNNNNNNNNNNNNNNNNNNNNNNNNNNNNNNNNNNNNNNNNNNNNNNNNNNNNNNNNNNNNNNNNNNNNNNNNNNNNNNNNNNNNNNNNNNNNNNNNNNNNNNNNNNNNNNNNNNNNNNNNNNNNNNNNNNNNNNNNNNNNNNNNNNNNNNNNNNNNNNNNNNNNNNNNNNNNNNNNNNNNNNNNNNNNNNNNNNNNNNNNNNNNNNNNNNNNNNNNNNNNNNNNNNNNNNNNNNNNNNNNNNNNNNNNNNNNNNNNNNNNNNNNNNNNNNNNNNNNNNNNNNNNNNNNNNNNNNNNNNNNNNNNNNNNNNNNNNNNNNNNNNNNNNNNNNNNNNNNNNNNNNNNNNNNNNNNNNNNNNNNNNNNNNNNNNNNNNNNNNNNNNNNNNNNNNNNNNNNNNNNNNNNNNNNNNNNNNNNNNNNNNNNNNNNNNNNNNNNNNNNNNNNNNNNNNNNNNNNNNNNNNNNNNNNNNNNNNNNNNNNNNNNNNNNNNNNNNNNNNNNNNNNNNNNNNNNNNNNNNNNNNNNNNNNNNNNNNNNNNNNNNNNNNNNNNNNNNNNNNNNNNNNNNNNNNNNNNNNNNNNNNNNNNNNNNNNNNNNNNNNNNNNNNNNNNNNNNNNNNNNNNNNNNNNNNNNNNNNNNNNNNNNNNNNNNNNNNNNNNNNNNNNNNNNNNNNNNNNNNNNNNNNNNNNNNNNNNNNNNNNNNNNNNNNNNNNNNNNNNNNNNNNNNNNNNNNNNNNNNNNNNNNNNNNNNNNNNNNNNNNNNNNNNNNNNNNNNNNNNNNNNNNNNNNNNNNNNNNNNNNNNNNNNNNNNNNNNNNNNNNNNNNNNNNNNNNNNNNNNNNNNNNNNNNNNNNNNNNNNNNNNNNNNNNNNNNNNNNNNNNNNNNNNNNNNNNNNNNNNNNNNNNNNNNNNNNNNNNNNNNNNNNNNNNNNNNNNNNNNNNNNNNNNNNNNNNNNNNNNNNNNNNNNNNNNNNNNNNNNNNNNNNNNNNNNNNNNNNNNNNNNNNNNNNNNNNNNNNNNNNNNNNNNNNNNNNNNNNNNNNNNNNNNNNNNNNNNNNNNNNNNNNNNNNNNNNNNNNNNNNNNNNNNNNNNNNNNNNNNNNNNNNNNNNNNNNNNNNNNNNNNNNNNNNNNNNNNNNNNNNNNNNNNNNNNNNNNNNNNNNNNNNNNNNNNNNNNNNNNNNNNNNNNNNNNNNNNNNNNNNNNNNNNNNNNNNNNNNNNNNNNNNNNNNNNNNNNNNNNNNNNNNNNNNNNNNNNNNNNNNNNNNNNNNNNNNNNNNNNNNNNNNNNNNNNNNNNNNNNNNNNNNNNNNNNNNNNNNNNNNNNNNNNNNNNNNNNNNNNNNNNNNNNNNNNNNNNNNNNNNNNNNNNNNNNNNNNNNNNNNNNNNNNNNNNNNNNNNNNNNNNNNNNNNNNNNNNNNNNNNNNNNNNNNNNNNNNNNNNNNNNNNNNNNNNNNNNNNNNNNNNNNNNNNNNNNNNNNNNNNNNNNNNNNNNNNNNNNNNNNNNNNNNNNNNNNNNNNNNNNNNNNNNNNNNNNNNNNNNNNNNNNNNNNNNNNNNNNNNNNNNNNNNNNNNNNNNNNNNNNNNNNNNNNNNNNNNNNNNNNNNNNNNNNNNNNNNNNNNNNNNNNNNNNNNNNNNNNNNNNNNNNNNNNNNNNNNNNNNNNNNNNNNNNNNNNNNNNNNNNNNNNNNNNNNNNNNNNNNNNNNNNNNNNNNNNNNNNNNNNNNNNNNNNNNNNNNNNNNNNNNNNNNNNNNNNNNNNNNNNNNNNNNNNNNNNNNNNNNNNNNNNNNNNNNNNNNNNNNNNNNNNNNNNNNNNNNNNNNNNNNNNNNNNNNNNNNNNNNNNNNNNNNNNNNNNNNNNNNNNNNNNNNNNNNNNNNNNNNNNNNNNNNNNNNNNNNNNNNNNNNNNNNNNNNNNNNNNNNNNNNNNNNNNNNNNNNNNNNNNNNNNNNNNNNNNNNNNNNNNNNNNNNNNNNNNNNNNNNNNNNNNNNNNNNNNNNNNNNNNNNNNNNNNNNNNNNNNNNNNNNNNNNNNNNNNNNNNNNNNNNNNNNNNNNNNNNNNNNNNNNNNNNNNNNNNNNNNNNNNNNNNNNNNNNNNNNNNNNNNNNNNNNNNNNNNNNNNNNNNNNNNNNNNNNNNNNNNNNNNNNNNNNNNNNNNNNNNNNNNNNNNNNNNNNNNNNNNNNNNNNNNNNNNNNNNNNNNNNNNNNNNNNNNNNNNNNNNNNNNNNNNNNNNNNNNNNNNNNNNNNNNNNNNNNNNNNNNNNNNNNNNNNNNNNNNNNNNNNNNNNNNNNNNNNNNNNNNNNNNNNNNNNNNNNNNNNNNNNNNNNNNNNNNNNNNNNNNNNNNNNNNNNNNNNNNNNNNNNNNNNNNNNNNNNNNNNNNNNNNNNNNNNNNNNNNNNNNNNNNNNNNNNNNNNNNNNNNNNNNNNNNNNNNNNNNNNNNNNNNNNNNNNNNNNNNNNNNNNNNNNNNNNNNNNNNNNNNNNNNNNNNNNNNNNNNNNNNNNNNNNNNNNNNNNNNNNNNNNNNNNNNNNNNNNNNNNNNNNNNNNNNNNNNNNNNNNNNNNNNNNNNNNNNNNNNNNNNNNNNNNNNNNNNNNNNNNNNNNNNNNNNNNNNNNNNNNNNNNNNNNNNNNNNNNNNNNNNNNNNNNNNNNNNNNNNNNNNNNNNNNNNNNNNNNNNNNNNNNNNNNNNNNNNNNNNNNNNNNNNNNNNNNNNNNNNNNNNNNNNNNNNNNNNNNNNNNNNNNNNNNNNNNNNNNNNNNNNNNNNNNNNNNNNNNNNNNNNNNNNNNNNNNNNNNNNNNNNNNNNNNNNNNNNNNNNNNNNNNNNNNNNNNNNNNNNNNNNNNNNNNNNNNNNNNNNNNNNNNNNNNNNNNNNNNNNNNNNNNNNNNNNNNNNNNNNNNNNNNNNNNNNNNNNNNNNNNNNNNNNNNNNNNNNNNNNNNNNNNNNNNNNNNNNNNNNNNNNNNNNNNNNNNNNNNNNNNNNNNNNNNNNNNNNNNNNNNNNNNNNNNNNNNNNNNNNNNNNNNNNNNNNNNNNNNNNNNNNNNNNNNNNNNNNNNNNNNNNNNNNNNNNNNNNNNNNNNNNNNNNNNNNNNNNNNNNNNNNNNNNNNNNNNNNNNNNNNNNNNNNNNNNNNNNNNNNNNNNNNNNNNNNNNNNNNNNNNNNNNNNNNNNNNNNNNNNNNNNNNNNNNNNNNNNNNNNNNNNNNNNNNNNNNNNNNNNNNNNNNNNNNNNNNNNNNNNNNNNNNNNNNNNNNNNNNNNNNNNNNNNNNNNNNNNNNNNNNNNNNNNNNNNNNNNNNNNNNNNNNNNNNNNNNNNNNNNNNNNNNNNNNNNNNNNNNNNNNNNNNNNNNNNNNNNNNNNNNNNNNNNNNNNNNNNNNNNNNNNNNNNNNNNNNNNNNNNNNNNNNNNNNNNNNNNNNNNNNNNNNNNNNNNNNNNNNNNNNNNNNNNNNNNNNNNNNNNNNNNNNNNNNNNNNNNNNNNNNNNNNNNNNNNNNNNNNNNNNNNNNNNNNNNNNNNNNNNNNNNNNNNNNNNNNNNNNNNNNNNNNNNNNNNNNNNNNNNNNNNNNNNNNNNNNNNNNNNNNNNNNNNNNNNNNNNNNNNNNNNNNNNNNNNNNNNNNNNNNNNNNNNNNNNNNNNNNNNNNNNNNNNNNNNNNNNNNNNNNNNNNNNNNNNNNNNNNNNNNNNNNNNNNNNNNNNNNNNNNNNNNNNNNNNNNNNNNNNNNNNNNNNNNNNNNNNNNNNNNNNNNNNNNNNNNNNNNNNNNNNNNNNNNNNNNNNNNNNNNNNNNNNNNNNNNNNNNNNNNNNNNNNNNNNNNNNNNNNNNNNNNNNNNNNNNNNNNNNNNNNNNNNNNNNNNNNNNNNNNNNNNNNNNNNNNNNNNNNNNNNNNNNNNNNNNNNNNNNNNNNNNNNNNNNNNNNNNNNNNNNNNNNNNNNNNNNNNNNNNNNNNNNNNNNNNNNNNNNNNNNNNNNNNNNNNNNNNNNNNNNNNNNNNNNNNNNNNNNNNNNNNNNNNNNNNNNNNNNNNNNNNNNNNNNNNNNNNNNNNNNNNNNNNNNNNNNNNNNNNNNNNNNNNNNNNNNNNNNNNNNNNNNNNNNNNNNNNNNNNNNNNNNNNNNNNNNNNNNNNNNNNNNNNNNNNNNNNNNNNNNNNNNNNNNNNNNNNNNNNNNNNNNNNNNNNNNNNNNNNNNNNNNNNNNNNNNNNNNNNNNNNNNNNNNNNNNNNNNNNNNNNNNNNNNNNNNNNNNNNNNNNNNNNNNNNNNNNNNNNNNNNNNNNNNNNNNNNNNNNNNNNNNNNNNNNNNNNNNNNNNNNNNNNNNNNNNNNNNNNNNNNNNNNNNNNNNNNNNNNNNNNNNNNNNNNNNNNNNNNNNNNNNNNNNNNNNNNNNNNNNNNNNNNNNNNNNNNNNNNNNNNNNNNNNNNNNNNNNNNNNNNNNNNNNNNNNNNNNNNNNNNNNNNNNNNNNNNNNNNNNNNNNNNNNNNNNNNNNNNNNNNNNNNNNNNNNNNNNNNNNNNNNNNNNNNNNNNNNNNNNNNNNNNNNNNNNNNNNNNNNNNNNNNNNNNNNNNNNNNNNNNNNNNNNNNNNNNNNNNNNNNNNNNNNNNNNNNNNNNNNNNNNNNNNNNNNNNNNNNNNNNNNNNNNNNNNNNNNNNNNNNNNNNNNNNNNNNNNNNNNNNNNNNNNNNNNNNNNNNNNNNNNNNNNNNNNNNNNNNNNNNNNNNNNNNNNNNNNNNNNNNNNNNNNNNNNNNNNNNNNNNNNNNNNNNNNNNNNNNNNNNNNNNNNNNNNNNNNNNNNNNNNNNNNNNNNNNNNNNN from Cicer arietinum cultivar CDC Frontier isolate Library 1 chromosome 3, Cicar.CDCFrontier_v2.0, whole genome shotgun sequence encodes:
- the LOC101504345 gene encoding protein NRT1/ PTR FAMILY 3.1-like isoform X1: MMLDMEEEKKGIRGNGKMVEKEKEKSKQHQRGGVRTLPFILANELCDRFASAGFHANMINYLTQQLNMPLVSASNILSNFNGTSSLTPLLGAFIADSFAGRFWTIVVATLIYELGLITITISAILPHFHPPPCPTQLNCEEAKSSQLWILYLALFLTSLGTGGIRSCVVPFSGDQFDMTKKGVQSRKWNLFNWYFFCMGLASLSALTIVVYIQDNMGWGWGLGIPTIAMLISIIAFMLGSPLYKTMKPNGSPFVRLAQVIVAAIKKRNQALPQDPKLLYQNSELDSPISLEGRLLHSDQFRWLDKAAIITEEEAKYPNAQPNLWNLATIHRIEELKCIIRMLPIWASGILLITSSSHQNSFVIIQARTMNRHLSHSFQISPANMSIFNVLTMMIGVILYERLFVPFARRFTKNRAGITCLQRMGVGFVINIIATIVSALVEIKRKKVASKYQLLDNPKAIIPISVFWLVPQYCLHGVAEVFMSVGHLEFLFDQSPESMRSSATALYCIATAIGSFIGTLLVTLVHDYTGKEKSWLPDRNLNRGKLECYYFLVSGIQVINFIYYVICAWFYTYKPLEEISEMNIKEEDLEQVDGNVSFVSLKEGKEDEKREFAKDE
- the LOC101504345 gene encoding uncharacterized protein isoform X3; the encoded protein is MMLDMEEEKKGIRGNGKMVEKEKEKSKQHQRGGVRTLPFILANELCDRFASAGFHANMINYLTQQLNMPLVSASNILSNFNGTSSLTPLLGAFIADSFAGRFWTIVVATLIYELGLITITISAILPHFHPPPCPTQLNCEEAKSSQLWILYLALFLTSLGTGGIRSCVVPFSGDQFDMTKKGVQSRKWNLFNWYFFCMGLASLSALTIVVYIQDNMGWGWGLGIPTIAMLISIIAFMLGSPLYKTMKPNGSPFVRLAQVIVAAIKKRNQALPQDPKLLYQNSELDSPISLEGRLLHSDQFRWLDKAAIITEEEAKYPNAQPNLWNLATIHRIEELKCIIRMLPIWASGILLITSSSHQNSFVIIQARTMNRHLSHSFQISPANMSIFNVLTMMIGVILYERLFVPFARRFTKNRAGITCLQRMGVGFVINIIATIVSALVEIKRKKVASKYQLLDNPKAIIPISVFWLVPQYCLHGVAEVFMSVGHLEFLFDQSPESMRSSATALYCIATAIGSFIGTLLVTLVHDYTGKEKSWLPDRNLNRGKLECYYFLVSGIQVINFIYYVICAWFYTYKPLEEISEMNIKEEDLEQVDGNVSFVSLKEGKEDEKREFSDKVVGKEEQHDTNRKQHPRGGIRTLPFILANEVCDRFAVAGFNGNLISYLTQELNMPLVSAANTLTIFGGTASFTPLIGALISESFAGHFWTITIASLIYELGMMSITLSSILPHMRPLPCPTQINCQEATSSQLSMFFISLVLISLGSGGIRPCVVPFLGEQFDMTKKGVASRKWNIFNWYFFFMGLASLTALTIVVYIQDNTGWGWGFGIPTIVMLMSIVAFVLGSPFYKTHKPKGSPMVRLAQVIVAAVKNRKEVLPNDPKLLYQNSELDVGISLEGMLLHTKQYKWLDKAAIVTGEENREPNDPPNFWKLSTVHRVEELKSIIRILPISSSGILLIAASAHLPSFVIEQARTMDRHLSHSFQISPANMSIFSVITTMIGVILYERLFVPFTRRFTNNPSGITCIQRMGIGFIINIVATLISAFIEIKRKEVASKYNLLDDPKAIIPISVFWLVPQYFFHGLADVFMSVGLFEFLFDQAPESMRSTATAIYCIVIAIGSYVGTFIVSLVHKYSGKERNWLPDRNLNRGKLEYYYYLVSGIQLINLFYFGICLWCYTYKPLEEISEMKKEEDLEQVDTKILAANLEEKV
- the LOC101504345 gene encoding protein NRT1/ PTR FAMILY 3.1-like isoform X2 — protein: MEEEKKGIRGNGKMVEKEKEKSKQHQRGGVRTLPFILANELCDRFASAGFHANMINYLTQQLNMPLVSASNILSNFNGTSSLTPLLGAFIADSFAGRFWTIVVATLIYELGLITITISAILPHFHPPPCPTQLNCEEAKSSQLWILYLALFLTSLGTGGIRSCVVPFSGDQFDMTKKGVQSRKWNLFNWYFFCMGLASLSALTIVVYIQDNMGWGWGLGIPTIAMLISIIAFMLGSPLYKTMKPNGSPFVRLAQVIVAAIKKRNQALPQDPKLLYQNSELDSPISLEGRLLHSDQFRWLDKAAIITEEEAKYPNAQPNLWNLATIHRIEELKCIIRMLPIWASGILLITSSSHQNSFVIIQARTMNRHLSHSFQISPANMSIFNVLTMMIGVILYERLFVPFARRFTKNRAGITCLQRMGVGFVINIIATIVSALVEIKRKKVASKYQLLDNPKAIIPISVFWLVPQYCLHGVAEVFMSVGHLEFLFDQSPESMRSSATALYCIATAIGSFIGTLLVTLVHDYTGKEKSWLPDRNLNRGKLECYYFLVSGIQVINFIYYVICAWFYTYKPLEEISEMNIKEEDLEQVDGNVSFVSLKEGKEDEKREFAKDE